The Bombus terrestris chromosome 4, iyBomTerr1.2, whole genome shotgun sequence genome has a window encoding:
- the LOC100651278 gene encoding sialin — protein MGLFRKVNDRIPRRAILGAMMFLACMFSYMIRTNLSITIVAMVNATSKSGTSGPACSAPIVTNSSNSTYKPTILPDYGERFEWNQHIQGLLLSGYFYGVIPASVPAGLLAERYGGSKVVAFATLIPAVLNLLMPWASGIHYGLVFALRFLMGFFGAAVYPALHAMIARWVPPSEKGIFVWTMQGGPFGTVVTFTLCGQIISAFGWKAAYYVTSVLILIFYALWVLLIYDTPDLHPNITESEKAHIKEQIGTSVSKQKVKLPVRAVATSVPFIVLLWAHFANMWGIYFIATNGPKYTLEVLGFNMKSGGSITGLPYIARLGAGVLFAAAGDYVRKKNILTLKWIRKIFMIFSHMGPAFALIIMTYVGCDAVTAIVMLIVALTFNGAACQTSLQNHQDLAPNFAGSLYGIMNTFGSFAGFIIPPVIGVLTNERNGVEEWRVMFWISSAVFTSATILFWLFGSAEIQPWNDLSQQKVETIPDEETRMTDIPTKESRMEEEEDNEYKASL, from the exons ACAGAATACCGAGGAGGGCGATTTTAGGTGCGATGATGTTTTTAGCTTGTATGTTTTCATACATGATTCGTACAAATTTGTCCATTACCATTGTTGCTATGGTAAATGCAACTAGCAAAAGTGGAACAAGTGGTCCAGCATGTTCTGCTCCCATCGTCACTAATAGCAGTAATAGTACTTATAAACCTACTATACTTCCAGAC TATGGCGAACGATTTGAGTGGAATCAGCATATACAAGGTCTTTTACTTTCTGGCTATTTTTACGGAGTTATCCCGGCAAGTGTACCTGCTGGTCTTTTAGCTGAAAGATATGGAGGTTCGAAAGTAGTAGC ATTTGCAACGCTAATACCTGCAGTACTAAACCTTTTGATGCCTTGGGCTTCTGGTATACATTATGGTTTAGTGTTTGCACTTCGTTTTTTGATGGGCTTCTTTGGA GCAGCTGTTTATCCTGCTCTTCATGCAATGATTGCAAGATGGGTTCCTCCTAGCGAGAAGGGTATATTTGTATGGACGATGCAag GTGGACCTTTTGGAACTGTAGTCACGTTTACATTATGTGGCCAAATAATTAGTGCTTTTGGTTGGAAAGCTGCATATTATGTTACGAGTGTTCTTATATTGATTTTTTATGCTTTATGGGTTCTTCTTATATATGATACCCCTGATCTTCATCCAAATATCACAGAAAGTGAAAAAGCTCACATCAAAGAACAAATAGGTACTTCTGTCTCTAAACAGAAA GTAAAATTACCAGTGAGAGCTGTTGCTACATCAGTACCGTTCATAGTTCTGTTATGGGCTCATTTTGCAAACATGTGGGGTATATACTTCATCGCTACAAACGGACCAAAGTATACATTGGAAGTTCTTGGTTTTAATATGAAATCG GGAGGATCAATTACAGGATTACCTTACATAGCAAGACTTGGCGCTGGTGTACTGTTTGCTGCAGCTGGTGATTATGTtcgaaaaaaaaatattcttactTTAAAAtggattagaaaaatatttatgattttct CACATATGGGTCCTGCGTTTGCTTTGATTATAATGACGTACGTTGGTTGTGATGCAGTAACTGCAATCGTTATGTTAATAGTAGCACTAACTTTTAATGGAGCTGCATGTCAGACCAGTTTACAAAATCATCAAGATCTTGCACCGAATTTTGCTGGttctttatatggtattatgaaCACTTTTGGTAGCTTTGCTGGATTTATTATTCCACCAGTTATTGGCGTTTTAACAAATGAAAGG aatGGAGTAGAAGAATGGCGTGTTATGTTCTGGATTTCATCAGCTGTTTTTACATCTGCGACAATACTCTTTTGGTTATTTGGTTCAGCGGAAATTCAACCATGGAATGATTTAAGTCAGCAGAAAGTAGAGACGATTCCTGATGAAGAAACACGAATGACTGACATACCGACTAAAGAATCACgtatggaagaagaagaagacaatGAATATAAAGCatcattataa
- the LOC105667206 gene encoding uncharacterized protein LOC105667206, which translates to MTSEDDVWAQTLITVTPEDDATLREILDTATVSSTPDKHLVLDPDNIVYRRSFTRKQFVDSKKTKDEEPGEPEESEEVEQPEESEEVEQPEEPEEPKVQIEQRSKEDAESQTYLQGIPVVHISIEYRDEASQTIYMSTPCPPLKYFKDIMTSMKEGPMPELKRSNVAATILSFHPETPHDLVMEQLSMDVTDEEREMFESKVSAEEETEVEITEILNFLLARAFWIDDPTSQAQAETSDKATQTYIKYNNRTKIFVIDSQVQTGLSCEPKQSNTMLLTDYWETKKMISSYLDDCISKGLDVRIVIDDIIDEIVDKCAGRIRYPMKEQIIQTIATYKLDDEKEEDVLRKLKLDMVVDPLEASIIVIPLMDNLLEMACNVVSENAIHAVKIILKGILQRTMIIIVKLMELQKQAQHKSIDQILATRKKKILESMTKKETETISTQTSIAAISEVKKIKKSREVLCSVCRRQSMCQWCLNDQEVESVPKEETKILRTQDILLAYKPCYIVTKMTEKNEDLQPPCPSETKLKPPLQLPSRGSCGESRRTICVFLPGDKEIRPQESVNEWSYVTDATMMKACSIKESVSSSSQTIVTLLDQPICPPSSSNHSTLTSEAANALQILKNTFCTQENYITSSQQTLKNYSFTKNEDACTKSNCNACLSINNISNKMTGQKVSCTQQTYKTFSKLHLPNTNTYINHIPSRVPIKSHGDGLKIIPIYLSQDTHT; encoded by the exons ATGACTTCGGAAGATGATGTTTGGGCTCAAACTCTTATCACGGTAACCCCAGAAGACGATGCGACGTTAAGGGAAATTTTGGATACAGCGACCGTGTCGTCAACACCGGACAAACACTTAGTCCTTGATCCtgataatattgtatatagaCGATCGTTTACTCGCAAACAATTTGTAGATTCTAAGAAAACGAAAGACGAAGAGCCAGGAGAACCAGAAGAATCAGAAGAAGTAGAACAACCAGAAGAATCAGAAGAGGTAGAACAACCAGAAGAACCAGAAGAACCAAAGGTCCAAATTGAACAGAGGTCGAAAGAGGATGCGGAAAGCCAAACGTATCTACAAGGAATACCAGTTGTGCATATTTCTATCGAATATCGGGACGAAGCCTCGCAAACGATATACATGAGCACGCCATGTCCACCTTTAAAATACTTTAAGGATATTATGA CGTCAATGAAGGAAGGTCCCATGCCTGAATTGAAGAGAAGCAATGTGGCAGCAACTATTCTTAGCTTCCATCCCGAAACACCGCATGATCTTGTGATGGAACAACTGTCCATGGACGTCACAGATGAAGAACGCGAAATGTTCGAGTCCAAAGTTAGCGCCGAAGAAGAAACAGAAGTGGAAATTACTGAGATTTTGAATTTTCTACTAGCGCGTGCATTTTGGATAGACGATCCGACGAGTCAAGCACAAGCCGAGACGTCTGATAAAGCGACGCAAACTTATATCAAATATAACAATCGAACGAAAATCTTCGTTATAGATAGTCAAGTACAGACTGGTTTGAGTTGCGAACCGAAACAATCTAACACGATGCTTTTAACGGATTATTGGGAAACGAAAAAAATGATTTCGAGTTACTTAGACGATTGTATTTCCAAAGGACTCGACGTTAGGATCGTAATAGACGATATAATAGATGAAATTGTAGACAAGTGTGCCGGAAGGATTAGATATCCCATGAAAGAACAAATTATACAAACCATAGCTACGTACAAGTTAGACGATGAGAAAGAGGAAGACGTGTTGAGAAAATTGAAACTCGATATGGTAGTGGACCCCCTAGAAGCATCAATTATCGTCATACCTTTGATGGACAATTTGTTGGAAATGGCTTGCAACGTTGTATCTGAAAATGCCATTCATGCCGTTAAAATCATTTTGAAGGGAATTCTTCAGCGAACGATGATTATTATCGTGAAACTTATGGAACTGCAGAAGCAAGCGCAGC ATAAGTCGATAGATCAAATATTGGCtacaagaaagaagaaaattcttgAGTCGATGAcaaagaaagaaacggaaacAATTTCTACGCAAACAAGTATAGCTGCAATTTCGGAAgtcaagaaaataaaaaaatcgagGGAAGTTCTATGTTCTGTCTGTAGAAGACAATCGATGTGCCAATGGTGTTTGAATGATCAAGAAGTAGAAAGTGTTCCAAAAGAGGAAACTAAGATACTTCGTACACAAGATATATTGCTGGCGTATAAACCCTGCTATATCGTGACTAAAATGACTGAAAAAAATGAAGATCTCCAACCACCTTGTCCTTCAGAAACAAAGCTCAAACCTCCCCTACAACTTCCCTCGAGAGGTTCATGCGGAGAATCTCGTCGTACAATCTGCGTATTCTTACCAGGTGACAAAGAGATTAGACCTCAag aATCTGTTAATGAATGGTCTTATGTAACGGACGCTACGATGATGAAAGCATGTTCAATAAAAG AATCTGTGAGTAGCTCAAGTCAGACAATTGTAACTTTGCTAGATCAACCAATTTGCCCGCCTTCTTCCAGCAATCATAGTACATTAACTTCCGAAGCAGCAAACGccttacaaatattaaaaaatacattttgtacCCAAGAAAACTATATTACTTCCTCGCAACAgactttgaaaaattattcgtttacGAAGAATGAAGACGCGTGTACTAAATCAAATTGCAATGCATGTTTAAGTATAAATAACATAAGTAATAAAATGACCGGACAAAAAGTCTCTTGCACGCAACAAACCTATAAAACTTTCTCAAAGTTACATCTGCCCAATACGAATACTTACATCAACCACATCCCTTCACGCGTTCCTATCAAATCACATGGAGACggtttaaaaattattcctaTATATCTCtctcaagacactcatacctgA